In Labilithrix sp., a genomic segment contains:
- the sodN gene encoding superoxide dismutase, Ni, whose translation MLHSLLSFAHRHGLVPEAAAHCDIPCKIYDPGPILISALTVVRMIDIIEDWKAHRGDDEVAFLNSVARAVAQKEQHAAHVKDEIRVIWGDYFKAPQLQKYPQLHDLTHSIMLAAGAAKQGVKREDAVKLLELVNQFAEIFWETKSVKTKRAVCPYPPSLEVVYPDL comes from the coding sequence ATGCTCCATTCCCTCCTCTCCTTCGCGCACCGCCACGGCCTCGTCCCCGAGGCGGCGGCGCACTGCGACATCCCCTGCAAGATCTACGACCCGGGGCCGATCCTCATCTCCGCCCTCACCGTCGTCCGCATGATCGACATCATCGAGGACTGGAAGGCCCATCGCGGCGACGACGAGGTCGCGTTCCTCAACAGCGTGGCGCGCGCGGTCGCGCAGAAGGAACAGCACGCCGCCCACGTGAAGGACGAGATCCGCGTGATCTGGGGCGACTACTTCAAGGCGCCGCAGCTCCAGAAGTATCCGCAGCTCCACGATCTGACGCACTCGATCATGCTCGCCGCCGGTGCGGCGAAGCAGGGCGTGAAGCGCGAGGACGCGGTCAAGCTCCTCGAGCTCGTGAATCAGTTCGCGGAGATCTTCTGGGAGACGAAGTCCGTGAAGACGAAGCGCGCCGTGTGTCCGTATCCGCCGTCGCTCGAGGTCGTCTATCCGGACCTCTGA
- a CDS encoding S24/S26 family peptidase codes for MFRVVRVNGPSMAPTLVDGDFVVVIDRPCRIGDVVVVMHPQYGRIVKRVAARDGSGRIALEGDGALSTSREALGWTSPHDVLGRVCLRVRR; via the coding sequence ATGTTTCGCGTCGTCCGCGTGAACGGTCCGAGCATGGCCCCCACCCTCGTCGACGGCGACTTCGTCGTCGTGATCGATCGGCCGTGCCGGATCGGCGACGTCGTCGTCGTGATGCACCCGCAGTACGGCCGCATCGTCAAGCGCGTCGCCGCGCGCGACGGGAGCGGGCGCATCGCGCTCGAGGGCGATGGCGCGCTCTCGACCTCGCGCGAAGCCCTCGGCTGGACGTCGCCGCACGACGTCCTCGGTCGGGTCTGCCTCCGCGTCCGGCGCTGA
- a CDS encoding Vps62-related protein yields the protein MATVRAMAAMISLGVAACAADAGDEGPGSLSDATEIEDIEGANEDADDDVVADSAFDVDPDVQMSALAKSPDNDAVTPAATQDQLIKTFAPHLHLHADDPYRPSSVDWYLARVTMRYNHKNCPDHEIYPVGKVTQQKLVAATHEDNGSFCRHDGGKKVAATTHEGFFLEIVNEATRKGSPRSDWKSYAVWRPQASGLVNIEYWIFYPYNDGFSIFNHESDWEHVRVTIDPKANGGQGKATEVKLSAHKGGTIVKANDPKLSWDGTHPVAYVAKGTHANYLAPGTYAIEGTHGIAKDTTKAAAAAAVWKTENAVVNIGTRAKPKNGQVFVKFWGRWGEINDIPETNGITRRFP from the coding sequence ATGGCAACGGTTCGGGCGATGGCGGCGATGATCTCCCTCGGCGTGGCGGCGTGCGCGGCGGACGCCGGAGACGAAGGGCCGGGGTCGCTCTCGGACGCGACGGAGATCGAGGACATCGAGGGCGCGAACGAGGACGCGGACGACGACGTCGTCGCGGACAGCGCGTTCGACGTGGACCCCGACGTCCAGATGAGCGCGCTCGCGAAGTCGCCGGACAACGACGCCGTGACGCCGGCCGCGACGCAGGACCAGCTGATCAAGACGTTCGCTCCGCACCTCCATCTCCACGCCGACGATCCGTACCGCCCGTCGAGCGTCGACTGGTACCTCGCGCGCGTGACGATGCGTTACAACCACAAGAACTGCCCCGACCACGAGATCTACCCCGTCGGCAAGGTCACGCAGCAGAAGCTCGTCGCCGCGACGCACGAGGACAACGGCTCGTTCTGCCGTCACGACGGCGGCAAGAAGGTCGCGGCGACGACGCACGAGGGCTTCTTCCTCGAGATCGTGAACGAGGCGACGCGCAAGGGCTCGCCGCGGAGCGACTGGAAGTCCTACGCGGTGTGGCGCCCGCAGGCCTCCGGCCTCGTGAACATCGAGTACTGGATCTTCTATCCGTACAACGACGGCTTCTCGATCTTCAATCACGAGTCCGACTGGGAGCACGTGCGCGTGACGATCGATCCGAAGGCGAACGGCGGCCAGGGCAAGGCGACGGAGGTGAAGCTCTCCGCGCACAAGGGCGGCACGATCGTGAAGGCGAACGATCCGAAGCTCTCGTGGGACGGCACGCACCCGGTCGCGTACGTCGCGAAGGGCACCCACGCGAACTACCTCGCCCCGGGCACCTACGCGATCGAAGGCACGCACGGCATCGCGAAGGACACGACGAAGGCCGCCGCCGCGGCCGCCGTCTGGAAGACCGAGAACGCGGTCGTGAACATCGGCACGCGCGCGAAGCCGAAGAACGGCCAGGTCTTCGTGAAGTTCTGGGGCCGCTGGGGCGAGATCAACGACATCCCGGAGACGAACGGCATCACCCGCCGCTTCCCCTGA
- a CDS encoding Glu/Leu/Phe/Val dehydrogenase, with translation MDLFGHLRAYDYGEVHFKHDKASGLKAIVAVHDSRLGPALGGCRFLPYDTDEAAVIDALRLARGMTYKAAITGLAHGGGKSVLIRPQQHFDRVAMFRAFGKFVDDLGGHYITAEDSGTGLEDMEVIRTVTKHVTGVGPAHGGSGDPSPFTALGVRRGIEACVKFRMKKDSLEGVHVAVQGVGHVGYHLCKELHASGATISVADMDPLKSERAQREFGAKIVPLDEIFSIDCDVVAPCALGSAMNDESIPKLKAKIVAGAANNQLAEPRHGDDLHARGILYAPDYAINAGGLVNVAQEVLGYDAAKSRAKTMLIFDTIHEIAERSAKTGTPTYRIADMIVEEKLAKISKSIPPKT, from the coding sequence ATGGATCTCTTCGGACACCTCAGGGCCTACGATTACGGCGAGGTTCACTTCAAGCACGACAAGGCTTCGGGCTTGAAGGCGATCGTCGCGGTCCACGACTCGCGGCTCGGCCCCGCCCTCGGCGGCTGCCGCTTCCTCCCGTACGACACGGACGAGGCGGCGGTCATCGACGCGCTGCGGCTCGCCCGCGGCATGACCTACAAAGCCGCGATCACCGGGCTCGCCCACGGCGGCGGCAAGAGCGTCCTCATCCGTCCGCAGCAGCACTTCGATCGCGTCGCGATGTTCCGCGCGTTCGGCAAGTTCGTCGACGACCTCGGCGGCCACTACATCACCGCCGAGGACAGCGGCACCGGCCTCGAGGACATGGAGGTCATCCGCACGGTGACGAAACACGTCACCGGCGTCGGGCCCGCGCACGGCGGCTCGGGCGATCCTTCGCCGTTCACGGCGCTGGGGGTGCGGCGCGGGATCGAGGCTTGCGTGAAGTTCCGGATGAAGAAGGACTCGCTCGAAGGCGTCCACGTCGCGGTCCAGGGCGTCGGCCACGTCGGCTACCACCTCTGCAAGGAGCTGCATGCTTCCGGCGCCACCATCTCCGTCGCCGACATGGACCCGCTGAAGTCGGAGCGCGCGCAGCGCGAGTTCGGCGCCAAGATCGTCCCGCTCGACGAGATCTTCTCGATCGACTGCGACGTCGTCGCGCCGTGCGCGCTCGGCTCCGCGATGAACGACGAGAGCATCCCGAAGCTCAAGGCGAAGATCGTCGCCGGCGCGGCCAACAACCAGCTCGCGGAGCCGCGCCACGGCGACGACCTGCACGCGCGCGGCATCCTCTACGCCCCCGACTACGCGATCAACGCGGGCGGCCTCGTCAACGTCGCGCAGGAGGTCCTCGGCTACGACGCGGCGAAGTCGCGCGCCAAGACGATGCTCATCTTCGACACGATCCACGAGATCGCCGAGCGCAGCGCGAAGACCGGCACGCCGACCTACCGCATCGCCGACATGATCGTCGAGGAGAAGCTCGCCAAGATCAGCAAGTCGATCCCGCCCAAGACCTGA
- a CDS encoding radical SAM protein — protein sequence MNRAVERPAPQPAWAPGPLLKRRERSFPELGFPRETDSLCPRCVAEVRADVLSGKRDLRTLVDGRPGEIRARIVEEDGKVLMKKTCPTHGAFEDVMAIDAEFLRRIERLYPGRDFRSPPTSLREHGSSSIQYGRGSVLTVDLTNRCNMMCDPCFMDANQVGYVHELEWDEIAKILDDALTVQPRRQMSIQFSGGEPTLSPHFLRAVRYAREKGFFAVQCATNGVRFAQDPAFAREAKEAGLRMAYLQFDGVGNEVNAHRKVGNLYDVKVRAIENLHAAGIDVILVVTVVGGVNDHEVGRIIDFAIENADKVTVVSFQPVSFTGRDEDVADDVRARQRYTLSHLARDVKEQTGHTEPLRDWFPLSAMGPFSDLTDHLLGERADWGSMKCGCHPNCGIGTILFVDKETKRAVPLTEFLDLEALLSDLQDVTDAAGGRAFTLAELVLALLKSFDAARSPVPFATLVKQFLSQTGARGKAVGEHESDAGEFRWRVLFVAGMWFQDLYNYDFRRTEMCIIPYGTQMGEISFCAYNTGVGWRQVVEKMKATATVAEWNRTRGRHPVYAKGQDLPLAPALGTVTAKRVRLPLVAR from the coding sequence CTGAACCGTGCGGTGGAGCGGCCGGCGCCGCAGCCGGCCTGGGCGCCCGGTCCGCTCCTCAAGCGCCGCGAGCGATCGTTCCCCGAGCTCGGGTTCCCGCGCGAGACCGACTCGCTCTGTCCGCGCTGCGTCGCGGAGGTCCGCGCCGACGTGCTCTCCGGCAAGCGCGATCTCCGCACCCTCGTCGACGGCCGCCCCGGCGAGATCCGCGCGCGCATCGTCGAGGAGGACGGGAAGGTCCTCATGAAGAAGACCTGCCCCACCCACGGCGCCTTCGAGGACGTGATGGCGATCGACGCCGAGTTCCTCCGCCGCATCGAGCGCCTCTACCCCGGCCGCGACTTCCGCTCGCCGCCGACGTCGCTCCGCGAGCACGGCTCCTCGAGCATCCAGTACGGCCGCGGCAGCGTGCTCACGGTGGACCTCACGAACCGCTGCAACATGATGTGCGATCCGTGCTTCATGGACGCGAACCAGGTCGGCTACGTCCACGAGCTCGAATGGGACGAGATCGCGAAGATCCTCGACGACGCGCTCACGGTGCAGCCGCGCCGCCAGATGAGCATCCAGTTCTCGGGCGGCGAGCCCACGCTGTCGCCGCACTTCCTCCGCGCCGTCCGCTACGCGCGCGAGAAGGGCTTCTTCGCCGTCCAGTGCGCGACGAACGGCGTCCGCTTCGCGCAGGACCCCGCGTTCGCGCGCGAGGCGAAGGAGGCCGGCCTCCGCATGGCGTACCTCCAGTTCGACGGCGTCGGCAACGAGGTGAACGCGCACCGGAAGGTGGGGAACCTCTACGACGTGAAGGTCCGCGCGATCGAGAACCTCCACGCCGCCGGGATCGACGTCATCCTCGTCGTCACCGTCGTGGGCGGCGTGAACGACCACGAGGTCGGGCGCATCATCGACTTCGCGATCGAGAACGCGGACAAGGTCACCGTCGTCTCCTTCCAGCCGGTGAGCTTCACCGGGCGCGACGAGGACGTCGCCGACGACGTGCGCGCGCGGCAGCGCTACACCCTCTCCCACCTCGCGCGCGACGTGAAGGAGCAGACCGGCCACACCGAGCCGCTCCGCGACTGGTTCCCGCTCTCGGCGATGGGGCCGTTCAGCGACCTCACCGACCACCTCCTCGGCGAGCGCGCGGACTGGGGATCGATGAAGTGCGGCTGCCACCCGAACTGCGGGATCGGCACGATCCTCTTCGTCGACAAGGAGACGAAGCGCGCGGTGCCGCTGACCGAGTTCCTCGACCTCGAGGCGCTCCTCTCCGATCTCCAGGACGTCACCGACGCCGCCGGCGGCCGCGCGTTCACCCTCGCCGAGCTCGTGCTCGCGCTGCTCAAGAGCTTCGACGCGGCGCGGTCGCCGGTGCCGTTCGCAACGCTGGTGAAACAATTCCTGAGCCAGACTGGCGCGCGTGGAAAGGCGGTCGGCGAGCACGAGAGCGACGCGGGCGAGTTCCGCTGGCGCGTCCTCTTCGTCGCCGGGATGTGGTTCCAGGACCTCTACAACTACGACTTCCGTCGCACCGAGATGTGCATCATCCCGTACGGCACGCAGATGGGGGAGATCAGCTTCTGCGCGTACAACACCGGCGTCGGCTGGCGTCAGGTCGTCGAGAAGATGAAGGCGACCGCGACGGTGGCGGAGTGGAACCGGACGCGCGGGCGTCACCCCGTCTACGCGAAGGGGCAGGACCTCCCGCTCGCTCCCGCGCTCGGCACCGTGACCGCGAAGCGGGTTCGTTTGCCGCTGGTGGCGCGCTGA